DNA sequence from the Oncorhynchus clarkii lewisi isolate Uvic-CL-2024 chromosome 24, UVic_Ocla_1.0, whole genome shotgun sequence genome:
ATTTAAACCTAGCCGAGTCGAAGGCAACATTAATCCTGCGTAGAGCTGGGAAAAGAGATGGCACAGTGTTGTACCAGCAGAAGACtgaaagaaagaggggaggacACGAAAGACAAAGTCAGAACTACTTTTTCTTTATACTCCTATCGAGTGTCGCACTACATTTAATCACTCTGGTCGGACAAACATGAAAATCTGTCTGGAAAAGAATGTCTGAGATAACTGTCCGGTCTGTCCGGTCCGGTCCGATAACTGTCTGGAGGAAAAAAAGAAGAGTAGACTTACTCTAATGAATGGCATTACTCCATCAAGGCAGACATTTTGTTATCCAACATTTACAGAGGTTTCCAGAAGGCTTTAGATTAGAGTAATTCTGCTATCTGATCCCAAAATAAGTTTTGATTGAGACACTGTGTTTTTGGCAGATGACAGATGGTTTGGATGTTCCAGAGCGTTGCTGGAGCGAGACTGGAGGGGACGATTCCTGAGGGGGACAAAGCCAACGGAAGGAACAGAAAAGAAAGCGGTCACTTTGGCAGAGATCCCTTACGAGGTGGGGGGGGCAAATAAAACTAACAAGACAAATACGCACAAAACAAATGCCTTCTCCTGTCACACCTTCCTTGGTTATAAAACCCTCTGTGCCCAACTGTCATTGTCAGAGAATGACACACTAAAAAGCCAGCAGGTCCTCTTGGCTGGGtcccacactgtcacacacagctGTGCACATTCTCTTTCCTCCAGCAGAGGGCAATAGTAAGGTTGTGTCTCAGTGTGCACGCTCACGACAATATCAAGAACACAGGTCGGGGTGGAGCAGGGGGTGAGCAGTGTGTCCTGTGTCTTGGGGTAGAGCAGTGATTAATCCCCTCCTTCCTTCTTTACCTCTttctcaccccctcccccccagctCCCTGTTACCTGCATGAGTGTGGTTTCCTGATTGACGGAATGTAGTGATAGGCAAAAGGTTAGTGTGACTTTCTTCTTGTTTTTTTATTACTttctttaaaatgtgtgtgtgcgcgcacttCGGTTGAAGACGTAGTTAATTCATTACGTGCTGTGATGAAGCTCAATGATTATTGTTGTgtcttttttgattttttttttaggtgTATTACTTAGATGACAACTGGTCCTCTGTTGTCATGGCGGTGGTGAGTTGTGGGATTATGACAACGGGAGAAAAAAATTAATTGTAGGAGCAACAAGAGTCACCGAGGCACAGACGATACGAGTTCCCGTGTTCCTCTCTCCTACAGAACCACTGCAGAAGAAACAGAAAGGACCAACATTAGAGAACACATTGGCCGACCGACACTATATCAAATAATGACGTCTCATTTTGTGTGCGTTACCGCAAATGTGTCGTTGTAGTTAGTGTAGGTGTACCATGACAGGGCTATGGTGCGTCTCTCCCAGTCTCCAGGCTGGCCTCCAGCAACAGCTCCTCCAGATCCTGACCACAGCTCAGCTCTGCAGTCACACTCACTGGagaatgcacatacacacacttcgTCAGACTTTGTGTGTGTCCGAAggtctattgtgtgtgtgtactgtatgcatgtgtcGGTTACAACCCTGTTGTCACACTACAGACAGGGTGTTCCCTCAGAGCCTGTGACTCACCGTGCTCCATCACACAGCTGCCAGGCCCAGGCTTGGGGCCCTCGGTATCCAGCAGGTGAAGGGCGAACTCTGGCTTCAGGCCGTTGGGCAGGGCCGAGCCCATCATCTCCTCCACGCTCTCCCCCTCGTCTGTGGAGCTCTCGTCTGGGGACTCCTCTGCCTTGGGAGGGGAGCTACGGCCCTCCACCTTCAGAGAAGTGTCTGTCTCGGCTGGAACAGGTGAGGGCTCGGCGGGAAGGGTGGTCTGTGATTGCCCCTCTGGTTGGGGAGGCTGCTGCTGTAGTTGCTCTAGAACAGGacgttgttgttgctgctgctccaCCTGCACAGGAAGTGCCTGTTGTGCTAGTTGCTGCTGCTCCTCTGACAGATATAGTTCCTGTTCTGCTTCACTCTCTGTGGCTCCCTGCTCAGAGGGACTCTCTGGCACCACCTGTCGGTGTGCCTGTGGAAGTGTCTCTGCCGGTTCCTGTTCTGGGGGCAGAAGCTCAGAGTCTGGCTGCACTGTTTCAGGCTGTGACTTGAGTGGTGCTGTTAGAAGGAGACCCCCCAGGGGCTTAGTATTAGTCTGCATCGCTAGCTGAGGCGCTAACGGTTGCTGAACTGTGTCGCTAGCCTGTTCCTGCTGTGGAAGCCGTTCTGACTGCATCTCATCTTCCTCTGTGTTGGTTTGAGACTCTGCCTGTTCACAAAATGTCTCTTCTACTGGGTCCTGACTCGCCTCCTTTTCTACCAccgcctcctctccttccagcaCAGCTTCAGTGGACTGCTGCTCAACAGCAGACTGTTCTAGCCGGGGCTCTGTAGTTGTCTCTACCATCTGCTCTGTCTGTTGGGGTGATGCTAGTGATTGAGTGGCTACATCTTCTGTAGGAAGGGACGGTGTGTGTGACGGCTGGGCTGCTGTTCTTGGTTGCGAACGGTCTAGAACGCCCTCAACTTCCTCCTCTGTGGGTTGGGTTAGGAGGTTGGATGGTAGTTCTAGTGTCTCAGATGGGTCATTAGGAGTCTCTACTACGGCCTCCTCTGAAGAAGGTTCCTCTGGCGCAACAGGACTCTGCTCCGTCTGTTTAGGATCTATTGTCTGTGATTCATCTAAACTCTGGACCAGCTCCTGTGTCGTGGGCATGGTCTGGGGTTGTGTCTGTTCTGTCAGGCTCTGTGTCACCTCCTGTGTAAGTGGCGTGGGCGTGGTCTGGGGTTGTGTCTGTTCTGTCAGGCTCTGTCTCACCTGTGTCAGTGGCGTGGGCTGGGGTTGTGTCTGTTCTGTCAAGCTCTGTGTCACTTCCTGTGTCAGTGGCGTGGGCGTGGTCTGGGGTTGTGTCTGTTCTGTCAGGCTCTGTGTCACCTGTGTCAGTGGTGTGGTCTGGGgttgtgtctgttctgttctcaccTCCTCCTGTGAGGGTTGTGAAGGGGGCTGTGGTCGATGTGTGGTTTGCTTCACTAGTGACACCACTGGCTCCTTTGAGGCCTGGGGGTTGGACAGGCCAATCTTCCCCAGAACCTGCTGCTGGTCAGAGGGGCTCTCTACTCTGGTCACCATGAAGATCTTGTGGCCCCTCCCGGGGCTCGACACAGAGATACAGCGGCCCGGCGAAGGGGGCGTACCGGGGGGGCCCGTGGACTCCGTGACGGTGATCCCTGAAATGAAAGCCCCCGTAGCTGGTGGTGTAGAGGGAACGGTTGGCATCTGTGAGGCACTGAGGGGGTGCTGGTTTGTCGCTGCCCGGAGTGAAGGGCCAGTGTGTTTGGGGACAGGGGAGACGGTGGGCGCTTTAGAGAgaaccacctcttcctcctcatcgtcGTCTGTGTCCGAGTCTGACTCCAACAGCAAAGGCAACACTATTCCCTCAGAGCACACTGCAGATTGGCTGTCAGTCAGGCTCTCAGTGTCTtttactccttcctctcctccctcacactCACCGTCTTTCCCATCTTTTTCAACATGCTCGCCGGAATcagctccatcctcctcttcGGTTCTGTCCTCGGTTGCTATCTCGGCCATTGAGGCTGAATGCATCTGCTGCTcggtctcctccttctccttggcTAGGATGAAGTTCCGCTTGCAGCCGTTCTGGATCTCAGCCAGCAGGGAACGCTGTGTATCGATGAAGCTCTTCACCTGGGAGACAGAAGGAAAAAACAGAGGGATGAGAACTAGGAGATATCGGGGGTTCATACATTGATGTTCCCCCATCTACGTTAACCTTACTCCCCCCATTCCTGCAAATTAATTTTCCCATTTATTTTCCCTGGACAACACAATTCATCTTGACAATGTATTACAAAAGGGCAATTTGCATACAGTTCCCCCTCAGTTCCCCAtcacctccccccctctctcacagtCTCTTTCTTGGGCTCTCGGTCCAGGTCGAGGCGTAGGAGGGAGGTGTTGACTTTGAGGGCCAGGGAGAGGGCCATGAGGCCCCCCGTCTTGATCTCATTCTCCCTCAGGTCCAGACGCAGCAGCCGGGGGCTCTCGGCGATGAACTCAGCCACCGCCACGGCACCTGACATACAGTACAGGGGGAGAGTTGGTGGTACAGGGGGAGAGGTGGTGGTACAGGGGGAGAGGTGGTGGTACAGGGCTCAGTTCAATGCCTTTTCACACACTAACAGCTCCGTTTACATGCACAATGAGTTGTTTTCAATCAAAATGATTGTAATAGCTGTAAATAGCaaaacaaggacacacacacacacaccacatgcgtgcacacacacacacaccctcgcaGGACAGCTTGGTGGACGCCAGGCCCAGCCTGAGCACCGAGCGGTTGGAGATCAGCCCGTCCTTCAGCTTGTGGACCCCCTCGTTCCCCACAGAGTTATGGCCCATATTTAGGGTCTCCAAACTCTGGGTACAGggctagagtgagagagagaggaacagggttTACACATAGCATAGGACAGTGGGCAGAAAATATACTGTTACGTACGAAGGAAAGTACAACAAAGTGCCACCAGATGGCTGTATCGATCACTTTcaaaatgtatatacagttgaagtcagaagtttacatacacttaggtacagtcattaaaactcgtttttcaaccactccacacatttcttgttaacaaactatggttttggcaagtcggttcggacatctactttgtgcatgataagtcatttttccaacaattgtttcactgtatcacaatttcagtgggtcagaagttcacatacactaaattgactgtgcctttaaacagcttggaaaattccagaaaatgatgccatggctttagaagcttctgataggctaattgacataatttgaggcaattggaggtatacctgtggatgtatttcaaggcctaccttcaaactcagggcctctttgccagactacggtttacaactgcacatggggacaaagattgtactttttggagaaatgtcctctggtctgatgaaacaaaaatagaactgtctggccaaaatgaccatcattatgtttggaggaaaaaagggggaggcttgcaagccgaagaacaccatcccaaccgtgaagcacgggggtggcagcattatgttgtgggggagctttgctgcaggagggcctggtgcacttcacaaaatagatgacatcatgaggaagaaaaatcatgtggatatattgaagcaacatcagtcaggaagttgaagcttgtttgtaaatcacaaagccctgacctcaatcctatagaacatttgtggtcagaactgaaaaagcgtgtacgagcaaaggaggccttcaaacctgactcagttacaccagctctgccaggaggaatgggccaaaattcacccaacttattgtgggaagcttgtggaaggctacccaaaattttgacccaagttaaacaatttaaagggaatgctacaaaatactaattgagtgtatgtaaacttctgacccactttgaatgtgatgaaagaaataaaagctgaaataaatctctactattattctgacatttcacattcttaaaataaagtggttatcctaactgacgtaataagggaatttttactaggattaaatgtcaggaattgtgaaaaactgaatttaaatgtatttggctaaaagtgtatgtgtatgtaaactagagtcagagttcaagtaacagacatctcaacatcaactgttcagaagtgaatcaggccttcatggccaaattgctgcaaagaaaccactactaaaggacaacaacaataagagacttgcttgggcctagaaacacgagcaatggacattagaccggtgaaattCTGTCTTTGGccagatgagtccaaatttgagatttttcgtTCCAACcggtgtgtctttgtgagaagagTTGaagaacggatgatctccgcatgtgtggttcccaccgtgaagcaaggaagaggtgtgattgtgtgggggtgctttgctggtgacaatgtcagtgatttgtttagaattcaaggcaccctttaccagcatggctaccacagcattctgcagcgatacgtcatcccatctggtttgcgcttagtgggactataatttgtttttcaacaggacaatgacccaacacacctccaggctgtgtaacggCTATTTgagcaagaaggagagtgatggagtgctgcatcagatgaccagcCTTGCacaaatcacccgacctcaaacaaattgagatggtttgggatgagttggactgcagggtgaaagaaaagcagccaacaagtgctccgcatatgtgggaactcatccaagacggttggaaaagcattccaggtgaagctggttgagagaatggcaatagtgtgcaaagctgtcatcaaggggggctactttgaagctaaaatataaaatattttaaacaaatcaacacttttttggttactacatgattccatatgtgttatttcataaatttgatgtcttcactattaatctacaatgtagaaaatagtaaaataaagaaaaacccttgaatgagtaggtgttctaaacctacATGCACATGTCTCTCTCCCATTATGAGAGTGCAGTGGAGGCAGTCACAGACCTGCCAACTCTGTCCAACTTTTTAGAGTACCACATGCGCGAGCCAAATTGGAGATTCAACTCGCAAATCTAGTGCAAAGGCATTTTAGAAGCATTGCCTCTATAGCTAATAGTGGACACTCATTCATCGGGCAGTCTTCTAAACTCCCGACTCCATTTAATGCCAAgatgtttatatttatttttgattatacttttgtaatgcggatcataattacagtacagtctatcaggttgcgTGATCCTTGTAACGTTACGTGGAAAATACAACTAATGAGACGCAGAATTATGTGTGTATCATAACCGCACAAATGCGTCAAGTTATTTTTCATATTTGCATTGAATTTCTCTCACTAGCAAATGTGAGTTAACTGCTGGCACTTTAGAGCCCACTGAATGTCCATCTTATGTTCGAAAAGGGATTTGTCCATGTGTTTACGTACAGCTGACAGTCGGCAAACTCAGCATCACAACAAACAGGAGGGGCAGACACGAGGTAGCTACGTCAAATAATGATGTATTAATCTCCATGTCCATTGACACAAACTCTGTACATGTCTGTGTTGCAGCTCAAGAATCGGGATGTTAGATTTACTCAGTGGATTTATTAAttattaaaatgtttaaaaaaactaCAAATAAATCAAGCCCTATTAATTTCTGCGTACTTTTAACTTGGATCTCATACCTGCGTACATGGACAGAGAATTGCGTAGTTGGTACGCAAAATGCGTGCATGCTGGCAGGTCTGCAGTCATGGGATCTCTTGCATGAGTGTTAGAGGAATGTCCAGAGCGTGTCTTCTGCACCACTGGACCCAGTCCCTGATGGGAATGCTAGCTGACAGGCCTCTCCGAAGACCCGGAATCTTGTGTCTACGTGCCAACATTCCCAGGCCTCAGTATTCCCAACACTCCCCAATCTAAAGGGACATCATtctagtagctgctgccttaaaTTTCTATATTTTGATATGGTGAGGTAGGAAGTATCAGTCGTACCAAACCTGTCCACCTGGAGATCCAACTAACCTTCATGCCAActggataatatacagtataatcacaagtagtgatgcaccgatatgacatttttggccgataccgatatccaatattttccttgcaaaAAAACGATGATAATAGCCGATATTTAAAATACTGGTgtccttttaagcattctagtacagttaaatagttaacacacacacacaccactacaatccctggttcaaatccaggctgtatcacatccggccgtgattgggagtcccatagggcggcgcacaattggcccatagTCATCTGTAAATGGTAAATAATTTAGTCTTAAcggatttgcctagttaaataaatgttacacacacacacacaccgaccaaaaagttattttgttggcatttacctatgtccccattaccagtaaaacataatcaaaacctatttctttcacttacttgctgtgctgttgacgtgtcaaataacacaacaatctgtttcagtaactatatagctaggtgtaatctaaaataaccctaatttataagaccgtTCTTATTTGGGGGtcagacccatctatgtgaagctagccataaTAAGGATTAGCCGCCGACTTTgcagttagccttcaaaataaaagtatggcataattatACCATCTGTATTCATTTgcattactgtaaattacatacttttattttgaaggcaaaattgcactattgtgcctaatccttattgtggctagcttcacaacacataacccggtctggttgagcctcactagccagatggctgtttataacgttagctttggacaacagggttaagtagctggctaactatttatttattttcatgaactgcagttcaatttcaataggcgaacaaaaAGTGGTAACCTATCTAATACTTActaggattcctaaatcattgctaagaataactAAAATGACTgtagtttctactggtcattgttttcaggctggttgtatgtgtgctagctaggtaccaagctaaaactaacgttagctaccccagaagttgcggtcgaacaaattatgcttcattaccaacgcggtattgtaaacacatcgttcgtgacCGGTGTTTGCAGACTTTGTGTATAGccttgacagtgctactgtatcttttttgacatgcaaagacccaaacggcgttccatagtatgtatgtcgtgaagctaatggcagtgacgctattactgtgcaaCTCCGGTAGAGCAACATCTGAAAACATAGcgtacttggtagtgtgtaccggtgctcgaccagtcggcgaaagccatcACCCACGACAGAACGGTCAactgtcaagggcaatgaattccattatcttggctttaatggatttcgcctttgagttgtctcgctgaaatgttcttactctttgaAATGACTGCTCCATCCACACAGCAGATATTGTGTGGGCTAGGtcaggaatgctgtgttgcacttgtagcgcaacattttacgtggcgtTATTACGTCAtgcacctacgttatataggtatgcaccgTAGCTTTGACATCGGGATTTAACGTCAGCGTTAAACTCGACACcaggccgataccgatgttggaaTTTTTAGCTAATGTCGGACGATATATCGTGTATCCCTAATCACAATATCATCCACCCAGTCTGAAAAACACGCTCCCTCAGGCCTGCTAGTCCTCCACAAGTTCAAAACATGACCTTTCTCTAAGATAAAAGGACTGTTGGGAGCAGCACTAGTACGTGCATGAGCCACCATCccactgactgacaggcctagaTATAGACATCACTACCATGCCTAATTCAAGGCCCAGCTTTTAAAGCTGAGCCCAGCTTCTCTGTCTTGACAGGACAAGCCAAGAGACAGGCTGGGCGGGGGAGATAGCAGTGGGAGGGAAAGGGCACACCAAAGAGTTACATTGCACTGCTATTGACATCACTGAAAGCAAAAACTGACCGTCAGTCACATTAGCCATATGGGTGGGATTCTTTACAGTTCATTTAACTGTATAGCTTGCCTCGACCGTGTTATGAACTTCATGTACAGAATGGTGTCCAATGTAACTGCAAACGCATGTCTATGGTTCTGCAGGGAACCCATAGAGATTCATAGTTTTATATGGGGGACATGTGAGGCaggctccagacacacacacacagaactgttTAATCAGCAGAGTCCAGGGAGCAAATGCAAACCACAGTTTCCTCAACCCTAATGACTGTAttacatttgtatgtgtgtgcacgcacATGAGCAAGATGCTtcgcatttcactgtacttgtgtatgtgacattaaaacgtcttatatttttgttgtgtgtgtgtgtgtttaccagtgCAGCTGCGAGGTAGCCCATGCCATTGTGCGTTAGCTGGTTGTTCCAGAGCACCAGAGTGACCAGGCCTTTCCTCTGTTCCTTCAGGCCTTCACAGACATAGGCCAGACCTGTACAccacacagagggagaggtagagagagggcagGGCTAGACCTGTAGACCTGACCTTTTGGACTACGAGACGGAAAACTCAACACTGGGTTACGAGGTTGTCATGATGTGGCAGAaaaggtgtgtgagagagcgacagacaagaaacagagaaaatgagagcgagagagaaagagtgagaaatgACTGGATgagaaacagagtgaagaggTTGGTGAGATGATAGCAGTGAGCTGTATCCCTACCAGAGTCCAGTATGTGGTTGTTGCGGAGGTCCAGTATCTGGATGTTGCAGTTGAACTTGAGCAAGTTGCCCAGCTGTGCAGAGTCCTGCAGGCCGTTCAGCTTGTTATCAGCCAAGTACAGCTCCCGTAGGTTCATGTTCATCTTCAGAGCCGTggctgaagagagggagggagggagacacaaATGAGTGAAGGATGAGGAAATGGAGGCAAAAAAACTTCTCAGTTAACACAGTGATGATTTCCTGTCTCCCCTCTTTCCGTCCTCTTACCCAGCAGCATGAGTGGTCGTCCAGAGAGCCCAGCGTTCTCCAGGTGCAGCACAGCAAGACTGCCGCTGATGCGGAGAGCCCGTGCCACAAACGGGGCAGAGTGGTCCAGCAGGGGCGTGTTGCGGGCGTCAAGGTACTGCAGAGAGCTCGTCTGGTGATAGACAAAAACACAAACCAACATTTCAAaaatcatatttattttatttagcccTTTTTACATACGCAGTTGTACAAAGGAGACCCATTTTCTAGATATCATACAGACATCCTCATGAGTCACTGACACCTTCTTACAATCAGAGGTAGAAACAACATTTTCTCCTCCGTGTagatgtaacagtatagactttacgccCGTCCCCTCgcccgacctgggcgcgaaccagggacgctctgcacacgtcaacagtcaccctcgaagcatcgctccacaaaagccgcggccacTACTTcaaagtctcagagcaagtgacgtcaccgattgaaacgccactagtgcgcaccaccgctaactagctagccatttcacatcggctacatagACATGCTAACCCATGACAGCAGACAGTTTTGCTTGCGTCTTCAGTAAGCCGGCGATCTACAGCCCACGTACTGTACGCTGGGGCTAATATGGGCGgctggtagcctagcggttagagcattgtgTCAATAACCGAAAAGTCGCTAGGGGAAAAATTTCGATGTGCCCTGAACCACGTGTGCACAAACACGCTCGTATAGAGGACGTCCTTGAAATGTATATTGGATAATCCTCCCAGCATCCCTGGGTGTGGGAACAACgtgcgcaggcaggcaggcaggcaggcaggcacacacacaccccttcggGTTTTACTGTGACCTGACCTCTCTTCCATAATCCAGCAACCTCCCGTAATCTGTAATCAGAGCTCTGATAGTGATGACTCACGTCACAGTGCCAGTTAAGAGCATTATCCCCTGGCTGGTACTGGAAGCCAATACCATTATTCTCTAACAAATACATACGACTCCCATGCAGCGATGATGACATATTCATAGCCATGTCCAGACACGCACAGCACCTCTGCTAATGTAAAGGACAACGCTCTGCTTGCTCAGAGTATTTCTTCGCCTGCGATTTGGCTCAGAGGCTCAATcccaggacctctgccttgcCGTGACGTCTCTATACATCGCGCTATTGAAAAAGGCCTTCAAATTGAGCACGGGGCGGCGCTTCACGCCGAGGAGTGAGTTTCACAGATCCCTGTCTGCTACACTAACACGTACGCCAAAAAAGCGCATGCGTGTATGTGCACTGAACATATGAATACAAAAAACCTTTGGCATGCCCGAGCATCCGATCGCTGCCCCAGGGGGAGCTTAAGGTGGAGACCGCAGGCAAGTCTCATCATCATACATGTCCAGGGGAGATGTCTTTCTAAACCGACATGGACTAAGTGTTAATGACTCACTGTGTTTCATCAACTCAGGGGATAGGATACGTTGCAAACCCCGTTGGTTTAAATGCATTCAACACATGCTGCTGGATTCTACCCATTGTGTCATTGAAGAGCCCATCACTTGCTTATTATGATTACTAAATAATGCAAGATTTAAAAACACTTGACCCCAATCCCTAAAAGTCAAAACATTGGACTATAAAATCGCAACTTCCTGTACTATACTTATGCTacaatgtttattctattctactgagccatttccTTCATGCCCGTATTTTTATATTTTCTTATTGGTTGTTGCTTTGTCGAGGATGAACCTGCAAGTAAACATTTCGTTGGACAGtatataccatgtgtatcccgtacatacgactaataaaacatTCAGAAAATCATTTAGAAAATCCATAAAAGATAGTTGGTGATAATATCATGCATCACATCCTCTGTTCTACCATTAATTTCACACCCCTCGAGGTCAAGACCTCTCACCTTCCTCATCATGTGGGCTGCGGCCTGCCAGCCGCGGGTGCCGATGTGCTTGTTGAAGGAAATGTTGAGGTGTGTGGCCGACTCATAGTACTCAATCATGTCAAAGAGAGCTGACGCACcctgggaggaagagaggggagagatgttTAGAGAGGATCAAATGTTAGGCCACACTTTACACTGGCCTTATGTCCCAACTACTAAGATAAGATCAGAAAAATATTCCCTAAACATATTCCCTACAAGTGTCGCTGTATGTTATTAAAAAAAAGTAGAGGGGGGGGTGTTATGGGAGGAAGGGCTGACAGTGTTGTGCACAACCGCTTACTACAGAAACGGCTATCTGGCtcaagggtggtggtggtggtggtgggggcctGCTGGAACATACCACTGGTTG
Encoded proteins:
- the LOC139383193 gene encoding protein phosphatase 1 regulatory subunit 37-like isoform X2; this translates as MNIEEQALDLCNVKMKSNVDDNTTSNSEEIIPRISELMDGDLCKQGIGTEVADTSSLARLTDNPRGEDNHWSKETLEIDEVNGNKNNSVPNTPAIVSSAISNDDQDQEESIKDTTPSALMFAIEEGDDGGDMDISVDLSLDESGMLESEPTDQGPSLAEETFSSGTNPDSSTPDVVTDKEPDKPSEQEDSPPVIATAEALSPALDEGDDKHKNGKRVTFPSDEDIVSGAVEPKDPWRHAQNVTVDEILAAYRQACVKLNCKLIPKVLKQMQELKDLTHRNECLDLKGEKLDYKACESLEEVFKRVQFKVVDLEQTSLDEDGASALFDMIEYYESATHLNISFNKHIGTRGWQAAAHMMRKTSSLQYLDARNTPLLDHSAPFVARALRISGSLAVLHLENAGLSGRPLMLLATALKMNMNLRELYLADNKLNGLQDSAQLGNLLKFNCNIQILDLRNNHILDSGLAYVCEGLKEQRKGLVTLVLWNNQLTHNGMGYLAAALPCTQSLETLNMGHNSVGNEGVHKLKDGLISNRSVLRLGLASTKLSCEGAVAVAEFIAESPRLLRLDLRENEIKTGGLMALSLALKVNTSLLRLDLDREPKKETVKSFIDTQRSLLAEIQNGCKRNFILAKEKEETEQQMHSASMAEIATEDRTEEEDGADSGEHVEKDGKDGECEGGEEGVKDTESLTDSQSAVCSEGIVLPLLLESDSDTDDDEEEEVVLSKAPTVSPVPKHTGPSLRAATNQHPLSASQMPTVPSTPPATGAFISGITVTESTGPPGTPPSPGRCISVSSPGRGHKIFMVTRVESPSDQQQVLGKIGLSNPQASKEPVVSLVKQTTHRPQPPSQPSQEEVRTEQTQPQTTPLTQSLTEQTQPQPTPLTQVRQSLTEQTQPQTTPTPLTQEVTQSLTEQTQPQTMPTTQELVQSLDESQTIDPKQTEQSPVAPEEPSSEEAVVETPNDPSETLELPSNLLTQPTEEEVEGVLDRSQPRTAAQPSHTPSLPTEDVATQSLASPQQTEQMVETTTEPRLEQSAVEQQSTEAVLEGEEAVVEKEASQDPVEETFCEQAESQTNTEEDEMQSERLPQQEQASDTVQQPLAPQLAMQTNTKPLGGLLLTAPLKSQPETVQPDSELLPPEQEPAETLPQAHRQVVPESPSEQGATESEAEQELYLSEEQQQLAQQALPVQVEQQQQQRPVLEQLQQQPPQPEGQSQTTLPAEPSPVPAETDTSLKVEGRSSPPKAEESPDESSTDEGESVEEMMGSALPNGLKPEFALHLLDTEGPKPGPGSCVMEHVSVTAELSCGQDLEELLLEASLETGRDAP
- the LOC139383193 gene encoding protein phosphatase 1 regulatory subunit 37-like isoform X1, whose protein sequence is MNIEEQALDLCNVKMKSNVDDNTTSNSEEIIPRISELMDGDLCKQGIGTEVADTSSLARLTDNPRGEDNHWSKETLEIDEVNGNKNNSVPNTPAIVSSAISNDDQDQEESIKDTTPSALMFAIEEGDDGGDMDISVDLSLDESGMLESEPTDQGPSLAEETFSSGTNPDSSTPDVVTDKEPDKPSEQEDSPPVIATAEALSPALDEGDDKHKNGKRVTFPSDEDIVSGAVEPKDPWRHAQNVTVDEILAAYRQACVKLNCKLIPKVLKQMQELKDLTHRNECLDLKGEKLDYKACESLEEVFKRVQFKVVDLEQTSLDEDGASALFDMIEYYESATHLNISFNKHIGTRGWQAAAHMMRKTSSLQYLDARNTPLLDHSAPFVARALRISGSLAVLHLENAGLSGRPLMLLATALKMNMNLRELYLADNKLNGLQDSAQLGNLLKFNCNIQILDLRNNHILDSGLAYVCEGLKEQRKGLVTLVLWNNQLTHNGMGYLAAALPCTQSLETLNMGHNSVGNEGVHKLKDGLISNRSVLRLGLASTKLSCEGAVAVAEFIAESPRLLRLDLRENEIKTGGLMALSLALKVNTSLLRLDLDREPKKETVKSFIDTQRSLLAEIQNGCKRNFILAKEKEETEQQMHSASMAEIATEDRTEEEDGADSGEHVEKDGKDGECEGGEEGVKDTESLTDSQSAVCSEGIVLPLLLESDSDTDDDEEEEVVLSKAPTVSPVPKHTGPSLRAATNQHPLSASQMPTVPSTPPATGAFISGITVTESTGPPGTPPSPGRCISVSSPGRGHKIFMVTRVESPSDQQQVLGKIGLSNPQASKEPVVSLVKQTTHRPQPPSQPSQEEVRTEQTQPQTTPLTQVTQSLTEQTQPQTTPTPLTQEVTQSLTEQTQPQPTPLTQVRQSLTEQTQPQTTPTPLTQEVTQSLTEQTQPQTMPTTQELVQSLDESQTIDPKQTEQSPVAPEEPSSEEAVVETPNDPSETLELPSNLLTQPTEEEVEGVLDRSQPRTAAQPSHTPSLPTEDVATQSLASPQQTEQMVETTTEPRLEQSAVEQQSTEAVLEGEEAVVEKEASQDPVEETFCEQAESQTNTEEDEMQSERLPQQEQASDTVQQPLAPQLAMQTNTKPLGGLLLTAPLKSQPETVQPDSELLPPEQEPAETLPQAHRQVVPESPSEQGATESEAEQELYLSEEQQQLAQQALPVQVEQQQQQRPVLEQLQQQPPQPEGQSQTTLPAEPSPVPAETDTSLKVEGRSSPPKAEESPDESSTDEGESVEEMMGSALPNGLKPEFALHLLDTEGPKPGPGSCVMEHVSVTAELSCGQDLEELLLEASLETGRDAP